The window GCTTTCTGAAATGTCATGAGCGCTTTCAAGAATGTTTTCGATCGCTTCCGATTGTGGGGCAAGGTCTCTTTTAATTTCAGGGTTCATGCTTATACCTTAAATTTTGCGTAGAACAATGTCAAGAAAGGATATGAGATTTTTATGAATGAAACGCTCTATCTCCTCAGGACTATTTTAAAAGAAAAAAAGTCAGGATAAAAGAAATAATGTTTTGAACGGTAAAAAAAGAATTGAAAAGCGAATACTCATTATGGTAAATACCTCTGGCCCGGTTAATTAAACCGTGTAAAGCGGGCTTCCCGCTTTATTAATTTCTTTTATTTGGAGGATAGGATAGTGAGAATTTTTTTAGTCGCAGTTTTATCAGTAGTCATGTTAACAGGGGTAGCTTATGGAGGCGGGAAAAAAACGGGAAAGGATAATCACTGTGTCGGTGCAGGACCCCAGTCTCCAAGGGACATCAGTGTTGCCAAGGGTACAAACAAGGTCCTTTTTAATACAGCACCCGACTATAAGGATATGAACCTTTGCAATGTGCATTTTCATAGAAATGCCGAGCACAAGGCGCCCAGCTACTCTGAATATGTCAAGGATGGCAATCATTCCGGTTGGGCATGCAAGCAGCCTTCCGCTGAAAGACTGGCCAGGGGAAGCCATGTTGAATACAAGCATTGTGAAGGAATTGCTCCCGGTGATACTATCGAGGTTCACTGGGTATACACGACCTGTGATATCAACAGCAAGGGCGTAAAGCCTCTCGGCGGCGGCCTCAGCGCCTGTATGACGGAAATATGCGCCAATCCCCGGTTAAGAGTTGAAGCACAGGTATTCATACTGGACAAAAATGGTTCCGTCAAATTTAACGATAAGGAACCTGTTACTCCCGGCGGCGATATCGTAAGGTATACCGGTTCTACAACAGGAACCAGCTACAGCAATGATCACTGCTCACCTTTCCAGGTAAACTGGAATGTAAGAGAATCCTGTGAAACACTGGATATCGATAACTTTGCCGACTGGTGCAGCCAGAACAAGTACAACGACCACCATGCTCATGGCGTAAGAGAGCTTGTCACATCACCTGCTCTGCTTAGTCCCATCAAGTAATTAACTTAACGCTGAAACGAAAAGGCCATGGAAAACAGGTTTATCCTGTTCTTCATGGCCTTTTTTTATCCTGCTTTGAGGTAACGCAAAGGATGGGGGATTAAATTACCACACCTGATCACACCAGTCTCTCTCTTCAACATTGCAATACTTCCCTTTTAGTGAACCGACGATATAGACAATCCACATAACGGCAAAGAGAAACCAGCATAGCGCGTAAAAAAATACTCCCGCCCCCAGAAGCATTTCATACTTTAAATAATATCCGGCAAGCATAAGCGGTATACCTGGCAGAAATCCCTTAATACAACTTACAAGCATGATCACCAGGGATTTCGGTTTGTCTTTGGGAATGAACCTTCTTTTGTTTGAGTTAGCCATAATGCCTCCTGCAGCACATAAATCATAAGAATAAAGACGACATAACACCTTAATAAAAAAGGGCAACCCTTACCTCACCGGGATTTCAGTTTTTTCAAGGCCTCTTCTTTTCCTTTTTCACTCCCCCCGAGTATTTGTTCTGCTTTTTTATATCTTACTCATCTCTCTTTGTAAATTTTTTTTGCGCTATCTTTCAGTTCATTGTTTTTGGGAGAGTGGAATGGCCCTTCCATGTTGTTGGTGATAGAATTAAATCGGTTTTTCTTCTTTATGTTAAGCTGCTTTTTTAGACGTCCCGCCGGGACGTCTCTACAGGGTGGATATTTGTTAACTTGCATAGGCCCGAACACCTATTACCATGATCCGGTTTGTGCTATCACGATTGATATGGATATAGAGGGTTTCCCGCTCATGCTTTTTATCGAAAATGGAGGCGATGCCGAAGGCGGCAGCCGTGTGGAAGGAACCGCAATATTGGAGATAGTTTTCAATCCGGCAGCCGGGAAGAAGGGCAGCTATCCTCTTTATCTCTTCGTCCTTCATCCTGAAACCGGGCAGCACTACCACCTCTTGGGCCTCTCCGGTCCATGGAGTGACCGAGCGGGCAACCCATTCCTGCCACTCCCCTTGTGATGGGGGAAAGGCAATGACATCCAAAACTTCACCCTTTGCACCCTTTTTCGCCTTTTCAAGATAGAGCCAGCCACTCCCTTCACCCATGAGATCTTTCTTTTCCAGCCTGATCCGTTTTTCATGACTGCTCCGGGGATGGCAAAGTTCGTCTACACCGCCGGCAAGGGCGGCGTTAGAGGCGTCTTTTTTAAGGTCATTGATGGCCAGCTTAAGGGCCCATTCAAAGGAAAATTCCTCCTGGGAAATGGTGATGTTTGATGATTCTATTTCCAGTATTTTGGCAATAAAGAAGGCGGCCGTATTATTGACGGAATTAACGAATCCATAGGGTGAAACAAATTCCTTCGCTTCTTCCATAATATCCTTAAAAAGAGCGATCGTTCCCTGTGACTCCCCAAGGCCCGTACCGAGATAAAGGGCCGTCTCTTTCCGCCACTTTTTACCCATCCTGTGAAGCGCTTCGGCAGAAGCAACAATGGGGAGTTCCGAAAAATGGGCAATGCGCCGCAGTTCGGGCCCCTTAAAAGGGCTCATTTTCTCGCCCAGATCACTCCCCCGGGCATCGCCCGTCAGCGCTTTTCGCTCTTCGGAAAGAAGGTCCCCATGGGGACCAAGCGCTGCGGCTGAGTGAACATAGGCCCTGATTCGATCATTCATAGCGCAGCACCATTGACGTATTATTTCCGCCGAAACCGAGGAAATTAAGGAGATAGTAACCGGCCCCGGCCTGTATTTCCTGCTCCAGGGGAGAAATGCCCATTAATTCGTCAGCAGAGCAAAAACCTGCCGCTGCGGGGATGAAACCCCTTTTAAGACAGGCCAGAAGGGCCACCAGTTCTATAGCGCCTGCGGCGCCGAGGGTATGGCCAAAGTAGCCTTTCAGTGACGTAAAGGGAGGGATATTTTTTCCAAAGATCTTCTTCATGGCAAGCGCCTCGGCGGCATCGTTATCTTTGCTCCCGATGCCGTGCGTTTTGATTGCCCTCACCTGCTCCGGCCCTATCCCTGCCGAGTCAAGGGCCTCATTCATAACGGCCCTGATGGAAGAACCGTCCTTACTGATACTTATAACGTTTTCCCTGTCACAGAGATTTGCCCCCCCGGCAAGAACAATGCCTTTGTCATCGTTGCCCGTCGCTTCAAGCAGGAGAGCAGCCACACCTTCTCCAAGGTGTATACCCTCGCGCTCCCTGTCAAAAGGCCTGCAGCCATGAGACGTTAGCAGCATGAGTGAAAAAAAGCCGTTCATGGTAAGTGAGTTAAGGACTTCGGCGCCGATAACGATGACCCGTTCAAGATCACCCTCTTCAATAAGACTTAACGCAGAAAGGAGGGCATTGGCGCTCGAAGTGCAAGCCGTGGTAAAGGTAATGACAGGGCCCTTGATGCCCCTCATTCGGGCAAGGGACAGCGACATGCTCCCAGCCCCCTCAATAGAGATGGGAACGGGATGCCCCTCTCCTCTTTCCTTTTCCCTGATAAAGGCCCTTTCCGCCTCCACAATACAGCCCGAGGTTCCCACCAGCAGGCCTGTACGGGCAAGCTCGCCTTCACTCAGTCCCCGGTCGGCAACAAGACGGTCAAGAACCCTGGAAATGAGGCCTTCAAAACTGTCACCCACCCTGTGGAAACAGGACTCATCGAAGGCGCTTACCCGGACCTTTTCCTTCAGGTGTCCGGGCAAAGCACGGGGATAAAAGGCAGGGAGCGAACGGGAACGTATATTGAGAACAAGTTCATCCTCATCATTTCCCATGGGCGTTACGGCAGCAAGACTGCTTATTTTTACCTTATTCCTGTCTCCCATTTGTTCTACGGTTCAATAACGTCGGCCAGGGCATTAATGGATTTCATAATACGGAAGGCATCCTTACTGTCCATAATGCGGATACCGTATTTGGATAAAAGGGCGCCGCTCAGTTCCAATACATCGAGGGAATCGAGCTCAAGGGCCGAGCCCTCACCAATGATAGGCACATCATCCCTTAAATCACCGGGTTCCACCTTCTTGCGGCACGTTTCGATGATGAGTGTTTTTAATTCCAGTTTCAGTTCCTTGTTTTCAGAACCCGGCATGATAGGTATGTTCTCCTTAAATGATGATTATATAACTATTTACTTCATTTTTTATTTCCCCCCTTTACTAAAGGGGGAAGCTTGAGAAGTGGGTTTTTGTTAAAAGTATTACTTAAGCAACGACCGATATCTCCAAAGCGCCACAGAAAACGTCACAAAAGCAAAGCCAAGCAGCAGGGACGTTTCAGGCAAAACGTCTTTAGCCCCCCCGCCGCGAACAAAGATATCAAGCCATCCCTCCAGCCCCCAGGAAAGCGGGGAAAGTTCAGCCACCTTCTGCATAAGATCAGGCATAAGGAATTTGGGCACCATAATGCCGCCGATGGCGCTCAGGATTATAACAGAAGTCCCCCCAAAAGTGGTCGCCTGTTCCGATGTTCGGCTGAAGACAGACACGAGAAGCCCGAAACCGATGGCGGCAATACTTGCGCTGAAACTTATCATCAATATCCCTCCCCGGGAAGATCCCACATGGAGACGATCCCCCCCCAGAAGGGGCACGAGATAAATGCCTGCAAGGAACATAAGCAGCACCTGTACCTGATTGACAAAAAAATAGGGAACAATTTTCCCTGCAAGGTGGATCCAGGCAGGCGCAGGCATGATCTTCAGCCTGAGAAGGCTTCCCTGCTCTTTCTCCTTGATAAAGGCCCCTGACAGCGGAATGACGAGAAAAAACATGGCAAAGAGTGAATAGGCGGGAACACTCTGCTGGACCGAAGAGGGACGCATGCTTTTCCCCTCGTCAATGGAGATATTCCCGGCTTCCACTTCCCTGAAAAGCCGCTTCAAGCCCGATTCGTTTCTCCTGATCCCGTCACCGATATCCATCTCTTCTACAAAACGATTAAAACGTTCCATAAAAAATCCGCTCTCAATACCCTGCAACACCCGGTTAATTGAAGTCGAAACAAGGGCCACATGATCACCCCGCAACGCCGGGTCGGACAAAAGCGAGAGGGATACTTCCGCCGTTTCACTCCCTATGAAGAGTTCGAACTGCTCATCCACCCGTTTCAAAGCCCTTTCACTTGCTTTCTCCGGAATTTTGACGGCAAAAGAGTATCTTCCGGCGGCAAGGTCTTTCTTCAGCCTTTCACCGGTCATACCTTCCGGCCCCTTGATTCTGCTCACTTTGAGATTTTTTATTTCTCCAAGACGCTTTTCCAGCTCATCACCGACCCTGCCGCCATCGAGGTCATGAATGACAACAGGGAAAGTAACGCCCCCCTCTTCCCTGAAGGCATCGCGCATGGCCAGGGACATGATAAGCACAAAGGCCAGGGGCATAATAAAAAGGATGAGAAGGGCCTCCTTGTCCCTGGTAATGATTTTTGTCTCTTTAATAATGGCCTCTATGAGCCTTTGGAAATTTATCATCATCTCTATTCCCTCAGCCTTGATCCCGTCAGGGCAATAAATAGCTGCTCCAGGTTGGTCGCCCCATGGCACATGGAAAGAATATTGATTCCCTCCGATTCAAGAAGGCTTACCATTTCAATAACCGACCGCTGCGGAGAACTGCTCCGCATGGTAATCGACTTACCCTCCACATAGACCTCCGACACCCCCCCAAGGGCCTCCACTTTCGCCTTCAGGTCAACAGGCAAGGCTTCCGCCGTACGGACTTCCAGCACCTTCTGGCCCTGCCCTGCCAGGAGTTCTTCTATCTTTCCCCCGGCAATGATAGAACCCTGATCGATGATTGCAATTTCATGACAAAGGCGCTCCACCTCTTCCATATAATGACTGGTATAGACAATGGTCATTCCCTGACGGTTAAGTTTTTTCAGCTTGTCGTAAATAAAGATGCGTGACTGGGGATCGATACCGACGGTCGGTTCATCGAGGAAGAGAATATGAGGGTTATGAATGAGTCCCACCACGATAGTTAAACGTCTTTTAAGGCCCCCCGAAAGTTTCTCTACCGCCATATGGGCATAATCACTGAGCTTTGCAATATCCAGGCATGATTCAACCCTCTCCTTCAACTCCGAACCTGACAGCCCCTGCATGCTGCCGAAAAAATTGAGGTTTTCTCTCGCCGTCAGTGTGGGGTAAAGGGCCGCTTCCTGGGGAACAAATCCGATACATTCCCTGATATGGCGGGCTTCTTTTTCCGGGTTGCAGCCTGCAATCCTAAGATCGCCCAAAGTAGGTTTCATGAGAGTCGTAAGCATGGAGAGAAGCGTCGTTTTCCCTGCCCCATTTGGCCCCAGAAGGCCGAAAAAACAGCCCTTTGCCACGGTGAAATCAATGCCGTCCACAGCGTTGACACTGGCGCCGCTATACCTTTTAACAAGGCCTTTGGCTTCAATTACAGCGCTCTTATCATTGTTTTGCGCGTCAGTCATTTGGGAAGTCAAGGGAAGAGAGAATCCATATCATCTTAATAAATAAAGTTTATTCCGGAATTGCTTCAGGAACTGGAAGTCTAGCAAATAGAATAAGTGATGTCATCCAGAAAATTCTTTTATAGAACAGAGATGTTGATTTATCAGTTGAATTGATCTTGTTACAAAAACCGTAGAGACGACTCGGTGAGTCGTCTCCTTAATAAACGTTCCACCGGGTTGTATCCCTGAGACGTTCCACC of the Deltaproteobacteria bacterium genome contains:
- a CDS encoding delta-class carbonic anhydrase, yielding MRIFLVAVLSVVMLTGVAYGGGKKTGKDNHCVGAGPQSPRDISVAKGTNKVLFNTAPDYKDMNLCNVHFHRNAEHKAPSYSEYVKDGNHSGWACKQPSAERLARGSHVEYKHCEGIAPGDTIEVHWVYTTCDINSKGVKPLGGGLSACMTEICANPRLRVEAQVFILDKNGSVKFNDKEPVTPGGDIVRYTGSTTGTSYSNDHCSPFQVNWNVRESCETLDIDNFADWCSQNKYNDHHAHGVRELVTSPALLSPIK
- a CDS encoding phosphopantetheine-binding protein, translating into MPGSENKELKLELKTLIIETCRKKVEPGDLRDDVPIIGEGSALELDSLDVLELSGALLSKYGIRIMDSKDAFRIMKSINALADVIEP
- a CDS encoding ABC transporter permease; translated protein: MMINFQRLIEAIIKETKIITRDKEALLILFIMPLAFVLIMSLAMRDAFREEGGVTFPVVIHDLDGGRVGDELEKRLGEIKNLKVSRIKGPEGMTGERLKKDLAAGRYSFAVKIPEKASERALKRVDEQFELFIGSETAEVSLSLLSDPALRGDHVALVSTSINRVLQGIESGFFMERFNRFVEEMDIGDGIRRNESGLKRLFREVEAGNISIDEGKSMRPSSVQQSVPAYSLFAMFFLVIPLSGAFIKEKEQGSLLRLKIMPAPAWIHLAGKIVPYFFVNQVQVLLMFLAGIYLVPLLGGDRLHVGSSRGGILMISFSASIAAIGFGLLVSVFSRTSEQATTFGGTSVIILSAIGGIMVPKFLMPDLMQKVAELSPLSWGLEGWLDIFVRGGGAKDVLPETSLLLGFAFVTFSVALWRYRSLLK
- a CDS encoding ABC transporter ATP-binding protein, whose protein sequence is MTDAQNNDKSAVIEAKGLVKRYSGASVNAVDGIDFTVAKGCFFGLLGPNGAGKTTLLSMLTTLMKPTLGDLRIAGCNPEKEARHIRECIGFVPQEAALYPTLTARENLNFFGSMQGLSGSELKERVESCLDIAKLSDYAHMAVEKLSGGLKRRLTIVVGLIHNPHILFLDEPTVGIDPQSRIFIYDKLKKLNRQGMTIVYTSHYMEEVERLCHEIAIIDQGSIIAGGKIEELLAGQGQKVLEVRTAEALPVDLKAKVEALGGVSEVYVEGKSITMRSSSPQRSVIEMVSLLESEGINILSMCHGATNLEQLFIALTGSRLRE